The following are encoded in a window of Flavobacterium sp. WC2421 genomic DNA:
- a CDS encoding alpha/beta hydrolase has product MRFPIVILISGILLMSCSSKKFTSVSYLKSAEGTTANSPNLNVFVPRSDKSAPFPILIFVHGGNWNSGRKGTYDLLGRNFASKGVVTIIPDYTLSPDASYDEMTEQIASVIQWVKANGSKYNGNPNQIFITGHSAGGHLGALAVMNPKYGIDPKSISGIILNDAAGLDMKNYLEQNPPTATDNYLTTWTNSPDQWKEASPIYFLNKNTPPFLIYVGDKTYPSIKVANKRFVDALQPYQPTVTPMHLNKKHIPMVTQYLWPWSNRFEEVIEFMNSHK; this is encoded by the coding sequence ATGCGTTTTCCTATAGTTATTTTAATAAGCGGGATTTTATTGATGAGTTGTAGTTCTAAAAAATTTACTTCCGTTTCTTATCTAAAATCTGCAGAGGGTACTACTGCAAATAGTCCTAATTTGAATGTATTTGTTCCAAGAAGTGATAAAAGCGCACCTTTTCCAATTTTAATTTTTGTACATGGAGGAAACTGGAACAGTGGTAGAAAAGGAACCTATGATTTGTTAGGAAGAAATTTTGCTAGCAAAGGAGTAGTTACTATTATTCCTGATTATACTTTAAGTCCAGATGCTAGTTATGATGAAATGACCGAGCAAATCGCATCAGTAATTCAATGGGTAAAAGCGAACGGCAGCAAGTATAATGGAAATCCAAATCAAATTTTTATAACTGGTCATTCTGCGGGAGGGCATTTAGGGGCCTTGGCAGTGATGAACCCAAAATATGGTATTGATCCTAAAAGTATTTCTGGGATTATATTAAATGATGCTGCTGGGCTGGACATGAAGAACTATTTAGAACAAAATCCACCAACAGCAACCGATAATTATTTGACTACTTGGACCAATAGTCCTGATCAATGGAAGGAAGCTTCTCCCATTTATTTTTTGAATAAAAATACGCCACCGTTTTTAATCTATGTTGGGGACAAAACGTACCCTTCTATTAAAGTAGCAAACAAGCGTTTTGTTGACGCCTTACAACCCTATCAACCAACAGTTACTCCAATGCATTTAAATAAAAAACATATTCCTATGGTAACACAATATTTATGGCCATGGAGCAACCGTTTTGAGGAGGTTATTGAATTTATGAATAGTCATAAATAA
- a CDS encoding L,D-transpeptidase: MKKIILLLSIIVVLYSCKQNESTESIKTKKVRVRKQPKMVSYTLTNTKQWLEQNAKDSLKMDIALALNRTDKTNFTQMDSVIIPGDFSGDIEFYLPFPTHVEYLKDIDKIIYFSYPTQTFAAYENGELIYTGPTNMGRKKDQTPTGLFYTNWKAEQTTSTFNDEWDLKWNFNIANKEGVGWHQYSLPGYPASHSCLRLREKDARYLYDWADQWVLADEENVKVKGTPVVVFGSYNFDAPKPWLQLIDNSKAIDITENEIEELTKPLLSGILSEQKNRTSFQKAK; encoded by the coding sequence ATGAAAAAAATTATTCTTCTTTTAAGCATCATCGTAGTACTTTACTCATGCAAGCAAAATGAATCAACAGAATCTATTAAAACCAAAAAAGTGCGCGTAAGAAAACAACCAAAAATGGTCTCTTATACATTAACTAATACAAAACAATGGTTGGAACAAAATGCGAAAGATTCCCTAAAAATGGATATTGCCCTTGCACTTAATAGAACTGACAAAACCAATTTTACTCAAATGGATTCAGTAATCATTCCTGGAGATTTCAGCGGTGATATTGAATTTTACTTGCCTTTTCCTACTCATGTTGAGTATCTAAAAGATATTGATAAAATCATCTATTTTTCTTACCCAACACAAACATTTGCAGCCTATGAAAATGGAGAGTTAATCTATACGGGGCCAACTAATATGGGACGAAAAAAAGACCAAACCCCTACTGGACTTTTCTATACCAACTGGAAGGCGGAACAAACAACGAGTACTTTCAATGATGAATGGGATTTAAAATGGAACTTTAATATTGCTAACAAAGAAGGTGTGGGATGGCATCAATACAGTTTACCCGGTTATCCAGCTTCTCATTCTTGCTTGCGTCTTCGAGAAAAAGATGCGCGCTATCTTTATGATTGGGCTGACCAATGGGTACTAGCTGATGAAGAAAATGTAAAAGTAAAAGGTACTCCAGTAGTTGTTTTTGGTTCTTATAATTTTGATGCTCCAAAACCTTGGTTGCAATTAATTGACAACTCAAAAGCGATTGACATCACAGAGAATGAAATAGAAGAACTAACGAAACCTTTATTAAGCGGTATTTTATCGGAACAAAAAAATAGAACTTCCTTTCAAAAAGCCAAATAG
- a CDS encoding haloacid dehalogenase type II — translation MKYTLAFDVYGTLINTSGVFNSLEEMIGEKANPFVDTWRNKQLEYSFRRGLMNQFVDFSICTQNALDYCCQAFAVDLSSKQKETLLHEYTVLPTFPDVKMGLQNLKEAGHSLYAFSNGSKNAISTLLINAEIRDLFNGIVSVEDVKVFKPSPLVYEHFNTETNSTPSNSWLISSNPFDVIGAISYGMRSAWVQRTPDSLFDPWGIEPSLTIKKITDLKDQLEKTE, via the coding sequence ATGAAATACACTTTAGCATTTGATGTTTACGGAACATTAATAAATACCTCAGGAGTTTTCAATTCATTAGAGGAAATGATTGGCGAAAAAGCAAATCCTTTTGTGGATACATGGAGAAACAAGCAATTAGAATATTCTTTTAGACGGGGATTAATGAATCAATTTGTCGATTTTTCTATTTGTACTCAAAATGCTTTGGACTATTGTTGTCAAGCGTTTGCTGTCGATTTAAGTTCGAAACAGAAAGAGACACTACTGCATGAGTATACTGTTTTACCTACATTTCCTGATGTAAAAATGGGCTTGCAAAATCTTAAAGAAGCAGGACATTCCTTATATGCTTTTTCAAATGGGAGCAAAAATGCGATTTCGACTCTTTTAATCAATGCGGAAATTAGAGACCTTTTTAATGGAATTGTAAGCGTGGAAGACGTTAAAGTTTTCAAGCCAAGCCCATTAGTTTACGAACATTTCAATACAGAAACGAACTCAACTCCATCCAATTCTTGGTTGATATCAAGCAATCCTTTTGATGTTATTGGTGCTATATCGTATGGGATGCGTTCCGCTTGGGTCCAACGCACTCCCGATTCCCTCTTTGACCCTTGGGGTATTGAACCTAGCTTGACGATAAAAAAAATAACTGATTTAAAGGATCAATTAGAAAAGACAGAATAA
- the tgt gene encoding tRNA guanosine(34) transglycosylase Tgt: MKFDLLKKDPQSKARAGSITTDHGVIETPIFMPVGTVASVKGVHQRELKEDINPDIILGNTYHLYLRPQTEILEKAGGLHKFMNWDRNILTDSGGYQVYSLSSNRKIKEEGVKFKSHIDGSYHVFTPENVMEIQRNIGADIIMAFDECTPYPCDYNYAKRSMKMTHRWLDRCVNHLEKVPMKYGYDQAFFPIVQGSCYKDLRQQSAEYIANSNQVGNAIGGLSVGEPAEEMYAMTEIVCEILPEDKPRYLMGVGTPINILENIALGIDMFDCVMPTRNARNGMLFTANGSINIKNKKWEADFSPIDEMGHTFVDTEYTKAYLRHLFAANEYLGKQIATIHNLGFYMWLVREARKHILAGDFRPWKEMMVKNMNQRL, from the coding sequence ATGAAGTTTGATTTATTAAAAAAAGACCCGCAGTCGAAAGCTAGAGCGGGAAGTATTACTACAGATCACGGTGTTATTGAAACGCCAATTTTTATGCCTGTTGGGACTGTTGCCTCTGTAAAAGGGGTGCACCAAAGGGAATTAAAAGAAGATATAAACCCAGATATTATCTTGGGAAACACCTACCATTTATACTTGCGTCCGCAAACGGAAATCCTAGAAAAAGCAGGTGGATTACATAAATTCATGAACTGGGACCGTAATATTTTGACGGATTCAGGTGGATATCAAGTCTATTCTTTGTCTTCTAATCGTAAGATTAAGGAAGAAGGAGTGAAGTTTAAGTCGCATATTGACGGTTCATACCATGTGTTTACACCAGAGAATGTAATGGAGATTCAGCGTAACATAGGTGCTGATATTATCATGGCTTTTGATGAATGTACACCATATCCTTGTGACTATAATTATGCAAAGCGCTCTATGAAAATGACACACCGTTGGTTAGACCGATGTGTGAATCATTTGGAGAAAGTGCCTATGAAATACGGTTACGATCAAGCATTTTTCCCTATTGTTCAAGGAAGTTGTTACAAAGACTTGCGTCAACAATCGGCAGAATATATTGCAAATTCAAACCAAGTAGGTAATGCTATAGGTGGACTTTCAGTAGGGGAACCGGCTGAGGAAATGTATGCGATGACCGAAATAGTTTGTGAAATTTTACCCGAAGATAAACCCCGTTACTTAATGGGTGTGGGAACTCCAATTAATATTTTGGAAAACATTGCACTGGGAATCGACATGTTTGACTGTGTGATGCCAACGCGTAATGCTAGAAACGGAATGTTGTTTACGGCAAATGGTTCTATCAATATCAAAAATAAAAAATGGGAAGCCGATTTTTCACCAATTGATGAAATGGGACACACATTTGTTGATACAGAATATACGAAAGCCTACTTACGTCACCTGTTTGCTGCTAATGAATACCTAGGAAAACAAATTGCTACGATTCATAATCTTGGATTTTATATGTGGTTGGTTCGTGAGGCTAGAAAACATATCTTAGCAGGGGATTTTAGACCATGGAAAGAGATGATGGTGAAAAATATGAACCAGAGATTGTAA
- a CDS encoding LptF/LptG family permease: MLTIIDKYILKRYLATFSAMLLMFVPIGIIIDVSEKINFMIENKIPFLDIAVYYYNFTIYFANNLFPIFLFLSIIWFTSKLANNTEIIAILSSGISFTRFLRPFIIGATIVSLVVLFLGFSIVPAANEGFNNFRYTYLRTGGKEQMRGDNTDVYRQINDKEFLYVNSFNTASKVAFNFALEKFEKEKLVSKITASRIKWNPKDKTYTMYDYTKRTVGELGDKIEKQPEKKAKFSFELDDLTPVIYIAETLRIDKLNSFIDKERKRGSSNINIYMVVFYKKFSVPISAFILTIIAVSVSSMKRRGGMGMNLTIGISIAFSFVFFDKIFGVLAEKSTFSPFLAVWFPNIVFGILAIFLLRNAKR; encoded by the coding sequence ATGCTAACAATAATAGACAAATACATTCTGAAAAGATACTTAGCCACTTTTTCGGCTATGTTGTTGATGTTTGTACCTATCGGGATTATTATTGACGTTTCGGAGAAAATCAATTTCATGATTGAGAATAAGATTCCCTTTCTTGATATTGCAGTTTACTATTACAATTTTACAATCTATTTTGCCAATAATTTATTCCCTATATTTCTGTTTTTGTCCATTATTTGGTTTACTTCCAAGTTGGCTAACAATACAGAAATTATTGCCATACTAAGTTCGGGGATTTCTTTCACCCGATTTTTAAGGCCCTTTATTATTGGGGCTACAATTGTCTCTTTAGTTGTTTTATTCTTGGGTTTTTCTATTGTTCCTGCTGCCAATGAAGGCTTTAATAATTTTAGGTATACCTACCTTAGAACGGGCGGAAAAGAGCAAATGCGAGGAGACAATACGGATGTATATAGACAAATTAATGACAAGGAGTTTTTGTATGTTAATAGTTTCAATACCGCATCAAAAGTGGCTTTTAATTTTGCGTTAGAAAAATTCGAAAAAGAAAAATTGGTTTCTAAAATTACGGCTAGCCGAATAAAATGGAATCCCAAAGATAAAACCTACACGATGTATGATTATACAAAGAGGACTGTAGGAGAATTAGGGGATAAAATTGAAAAACAACCAGAAAAGAAGGCGAAATTCAGTTTTGAGCTGGATGACCTAACACCTGTTATTTATATTGCTGAAACCTTGCGTATAGATAAGCTAAATAGTTTTATTGATAAAGAAAGAAAAAGAGGATCATCCAATATAAATATATATATGGTGGTATTTTATAAAAAGTTCAGCGTTCCTATATCAGCATTTATTTTGACCATTATTGCGGTTTCAGTTTCTTCCATGAAACGTCGAGGTGGAATGGGGATGAACTTAACTATAGGAATTTCAATTGCTTTTTCTTTTGTGTTTTTTGATAAGATATTTGGAGTACTAGCAGAGAAGTCTACTTTCTCTCCTTTCTTGGCGGTTTGGTTTCCTAATATTGTTTTCGGAATTTTAGCTATATTTTTATTACGCAATGCAAAACGATAA
- a CDS encoding DMT family transporter has protein sequence MQNDKFKSYLNLHLIVFIWGFTAILGALITITADAIVWYRMLMAGVFLALFIVFKKKSFKIPTTAFLKLVFVGLLIALHWVTFFHAIHVSNVSITLSVFSLGAFFASLLEPLFYGRKVLWYEVLFGLIIIAGLGMIMKVEVNYFEGMIFALISILLGVLFTLMNGKLIHKHDPSVISFYEFMAGVFFISIYFIYENKFSTDFFILTTHNWMLILLLASICTAYAFTASVKVMEKLSPYTVMLTTNLEPVYGIVLAYFIIGGKEKMSTSFYIGAVIIILTVILNGIIKHRKKEIV, from the coding sequence ATGCAAAACGATAAATTTAAAAGTTATTTAAATCTTCATTTAATCGTTTTTATCTGGGGTTTTACGGCTATTTTGGGGGCTTTAATAACCATCACTGCTGATGCTATCGTTTGGTACCGCATGTTAATGGCAGGAGTGTTTTTAGCATTGTTTATTGTTTTCAAGAAAAAATCATTCAAAATACCAACAACTGCTTTTCTTAAACTTGTTTTTGTAGGACTCTTGATTGCACTACATTGGGTCACTTTTTTTCATGCTATCCATGTTTCTAATGTTTCCATAACACTATCTGTTTTTTCATTAGGAGCTTTTTTTGCCTCTCTATTAGAACCTCTTTTTTATGGTAGGAAAGTATTGTGGTACGAAGTTTTATTCGGACTCATAATCATTGCGGGACTTGGCATGATTATGAAAGTAGAGGTTAATTATTTTGAAGGGATGATTTTTGCACTTATTTCCATTTTACTAGGAGTACTGTTTACTTTAATGAATGGAAAATTAATTCATAAACACGATCCATCAGTTATTTCTTTCTACGAATTTATGGCTGGTGTTTTCTTTATTTCTATTTACTTTATTTATGAAAATAAATTCTCAACAGACTTCTTTATACTAACAACTCATAATTGGATGCTTATTTTACTTCTGGCTTCCATTTGTACGGCTTATGCTTTTACAGCTTCGGTGAAAGTGATGGAAAAGCTAAGCCCTTATACGGTGATGCTTACTACCAATCTAGAGCCCGTTTATGGAATTGTTTTAGCCTATTTTATTATTGGTGGAAAAGAGAAAATGAGTACTTCTTTTTATATAGGAGCTGTGATAATTATATTGACAGTAATCCTGAACGGTATTATTAAACACAGGAAGAAAGAGATTGTATAA
- a CDS encoding LTA synthase family protein, with protein sequence MQKHLRLNEYKVLFFRLSLAYLFYFIARVLFYVYNADLLRVESFSDFISLCYYGLSFDTTAILYVNLLFIVVSIIPVFKNTNNGYQRFLFYLYFGTNLLAYSTNFVDFIYYKFTYARSTTAALSVLEHETNKATLFSNFLLEYWHVWLLFILCAALWVYLYKKVTVLAFKPTKYIPYFSFSTVAFLLIVLFVIGGIRGGDFKKSTRPINLLDASRHVKNIVHSDIVLNTPFAIFRTLFTNGFAKTHYQGVTEKVILEEVKPIKEYHNNPKTKPNVVVFILESYGREYIGAFNKNTNIPNYKSHAPFLDSLSQHSMIYTNAYANGRQSIHGMSSVLAGIPSFKDAFTSSPYPKQKIESLVSVLKGEGYDTSFFHGAANGSMGFLGFSNILGIDHYYGRTEFNDDSQFDGFWGIWDEPFLQYMKNTLDQKKTPFFASVFTVSSHEPYIIPEKYKDRFHEGGVPIHKCAEYTDFALKRFFTEAKKQPWFSNTIFVLVADHCNQIFYDEYHKPINRYAVPIIIYKPGSDLVGVDTDLAQQIDIYPTIIDMIGYDKPFRSWGRSLLDKKSSAPFVLNSTGSIYQFSRGNYICTFDGKNALGFYDKDDKALKHNLIKNRNAEMDDIELNCKAFIQDYMNRVIDKNLYSK encoded by the coding sequence ATGCAAAAACACCTGCGATTAAACGAATACAAAGTCTTATTTTTTAGACTGTCTCTTGCTTATCTTTTTTACTTCATTGCGCGAGTTTTATTTTACGTTTATAATGCCGATTTATTACGAGTAGAATCCTTTTCTGACTTTATTTCCTTGTGTTATTATGGACTGTCATTTGATACGACAGCGATCTTATATGTCAATTTACTTTTTATAGTTGTATCGATTATTCCGGTATTTAAAAACACTAATAATGGATACCAAAGGTTTTTGTTTTATCTTTATTTTGGAACCAACTTGCTGGCTTATTCAACTAATTTCGTAGATTTTATTTACTATAAATTTACTTATGCGCGCTCTACAACTGCTGCTTTAAGTGTATTAGAGCACGAAACGAATAAGGCTACTTTGTTTTCTAATTTTTTATTGGAGTATTGGCATGTGTGGTTATTATTCATTTTATGTGCTGCATTATGGGTTTATTTGTATAAAAAAGTAACCGTACTTGCTTTTAAACCTACGAAATACATTCCTTATTTTAGTTTCTCCACCGTTGCCTTTTTATTGATTGTTCTTTTTGTAATTGGGGGAATTCGTGGTGGTGACTTTAAAAAATCAACCCGTCCAATCAATCTTTTAGATGCCAGTCGTCATGTCAAAAACATTGTACATTCAGATATTGTTTTAAATACACCTTTTGCTATTTTCAGGACTTTGTTTACTAATGGATTTGCTAAAACGCATTACCAAGGAGTTACAGAGAAAGTAATTCTAGAAGAAGTAAAACCGATCAAAGAGTATCATAATAATCCAAAAACAAAACCGAATGTGGTTGTTTTTATATTGGAAAGTTATGGGAGAGAATATATAGGAGCATTTAATAAAAACACAAATATTCCTAATTATAAAAGTCATGCGCCATTCCTAGACTCGTTGTCTCAACACAGTATGATTTATACCAATGCCTACGCAAACGGAAGGCAATCCATTCACGGAATGTCATCGGTTTTGGCTGGGATACCTTCGTTTAAAGATGCGTTTACGTCTTCCCCTTATCCAAAGCAAAAAATAGAATCACTCGTTTCTGTTTTGAAAGGAGAAGGATATGATACTTCATTTTTTCATGGGGCTGCCAATGGTTCTATGGGATTTTTAGGTTTCAGTAACATTCTAGGTATCGATCATTATTATGGAAGAACAGAGTTCAACGACGATTCTCAATTTGATGGTTTTTGGGGAATTTGGGACGAACCTTTCTTACAGTATATGAAGAATACGTTGGACCAAAAGAAAACTCCTTTTTTCGCCTCCGTTTTTACAGTTAGTTCACATGAACCTTATATTATTCCTGAAAAATACAAAGACCGTTTTCATGAAGGAGGAGTGCCCATTCATAAATGTGCAGAATATACTGATTTTGCCTTGAAACGTTTTTTTACGGAAGCCAAAAAACAACCTTGGTTTTCCAATACGATTTTTGTTTTGGTCGCGGATCATTGCAACCAGATTTTTTATGATGAATACCATAAACCTATTAATCGTTATGCTGTCCCAATAATCATTTACAAACCAGGAAGTGATTTAGTAGGTGTAGATACTGATTTAGCGCAACAAATCGATATTTATCCGACTATAATTGATATGATTGGCTATGATAAACCATTTAGGAGTTGGGGTAGGAGTTTATTAGATAAAAAATCAAGTGCTCCTTTTGTATTAAATTCTACGGGCAGTATTTATCAATTTTCAAGAGGGAATTACATCTGTACTTTTGACGGGAAAAACGCACTAGGGTTTTATGATAAGGACGATAAAGCATTGAAACATAATTTAATTAAAAATAGAAATGCAGAGATGGATGATATTGAATTAAATTGTAAAGCTTTTATTCAAGATTATATGAATAGAGTAATTGATAAAAATTTATATTCAAAGTAA
- a CDS encoding acetyl-CoA carboxylase carboxyltransferase subunit alpha, which produces MEYLDFELPIKELEDQLEKCQVIGQESDVDVTTTCKQISKKLIETKKNIYKNLTAWQRVQLSRHPSRPYTLDHIKALCGDTFLELHGDRGFADDKAMIGGLGKIGGQSFMIVGQQKGYNTKTRQYRNFGMANPEGYRKALRLMKMAEKFGIPVLTLIDTPGAYPGLEAEERGQGEAIARNIFEMVRLKVPIVTIIVGEGASGGALGIGVGDRVYMLENTWYSVISPESCSSILWKSWEYKEQAAEALKLTSSDMKRQKLIDDIIPEPLGGAHYDRETTFKTVEEYILKGYNELKDLSTEKLIAQRMDKYSKMGEYKE; this is translated from the coding sequence ATGGAATATTTAGATTTTGAGCTTCCAATAAAAGAACTAGAAGATCAGTTAGAAAAGTGTCAAGTTATTGGTCAAGAATCAGATGTTGATGTTACAACCACATGTAAGCAAATCAGCAAGAAATTGATAGAAACCAAAAAGAATATTTATAAAAACTTAACTGCTTGGCAACGTGTACAGTTATCAAGGCACCCAAGTAGACCTTATACTTTAGATCATATCAAAGCACTTTGTGGTGATACATTTTTAGAGCTTCACGGGGATAGAGGTTTTGCTGATGATAAAGCGATGATTGGTGGTTTAGGAAAAATTGGAGGACAATCTTTTATGATAGTTGGTCAACAAAAAGGGTACAATACAAAAACACGTCAATATAGAAATTTTGGGATGGCAAATCCTGAAGGCTATCGCAAAGCATTGCGATTGATGAAAATGGCGGAAAAGTTTGGTATACCTGTTTTAACGCTTATTGATACTCCGGGTGCTTATCCAGGACTAGAAGCGGAAGAACGTGGACAAGGAGAAGCTATTGCTAGAAACATTTTTGAAATGGTTCGTCTTAAGGTGCCTATTGTTACCATTATTGTTGGAGAAGGTGCTTCAGGTGGTGCATTAGGAATCGGAGTTGGAGACCGTGTTTATATGTTAGAAAACACATGGTATTCTGTTATTTCTCCAGAATCGTGCTCTTCTATTTTATGGAAAAGTTGGGAGTACAAAGAACAAGCTGCTGAAGCTTTGAAATTGACTTCTTCTGATATGAAAAGACAAAAATTGATTGATGACATTATTCCAGAACCATTAGGAGGAGCTCATTATGATAGAGAGACTACATTTAAAACTGTAGAAGAATATATCTTAAAAGGATATAATGAGTTGAAAGACTTATCAACAGAAAAGTTAATCGCTCAGAGAATGGACAAATACAGTAAAATGGGTGAATATAAAGAGTAA
- the dnaB gene encoding replicative DNA helicase — MENFKNINPIKVDKTTIISLEKGKLPPQVLELEEAVLGAMMIDKKGVDDVIDILQPDAFYKEAHKHIFEAIVQLFTDTQPIDLLTVSAQLKKNAKLDLAGGDFYLIQLTQKISSSAHIEFHSRIILQKFIQRSLIRISSEIIEDSYDDSADVFDLLDKAESKLYEVTQGNIKRSSETAQSLVLQAKKRIEEIAGQEGLSGVATGFEKLDKITSGWQPSDLIIIAARPAMGKTAFVLSMARNMAIDYGMPVALFSLEMASVQLITRLISSETGLSSEKLRTGKLEKHEWEQLSTKVKNLEKAPLFIDDTPSLSIFDLRAKARRLVSQHGIRIIIVDYLQLMTAGGNGKGGGNREQEISTISRNLKALAKELNVPVIALSQLSRAVETRGSSKRPLLSDLRESGAIEQDADIVSFLYRPEYYKIDEWDDDEASPTAGQAEIMIAKHRNGSIENVRLKFIGHLGKFDNLEDHSGSYDDLPSSMNQEDNPFITKNLPSAHEAFGSNLNDDDDDSDMPF; from the coding sequence ATGGAAAACTTCAAAAACATAAACCCAATTAAGGTTGATAAAACAACAATTATTAGCCTGGAGAAAGGGAAATTGCCCCCACAAGTTTTAGAACTAGAAGAGGCTGTACTTGGAGCGATGATGATTGATAAAAAAGGAGTTGATGATGTAATTGATATTTTACAGCCTGATGCTTTTTATAAAGAGGCCCACAAGCATATTTTTGAGGCTATTGTTCAACTATTTACAGATACGCAACCAATTGACTTGTTGACCGTTTCTGCTCAATTAAAGAAAAACGCAAAGTTAGATTTAGCTGGTGGTGATTTTTACCTAATTCAGCTTACGCAAAAGATTTCCTCATCAGCACATATTGAATTTCACTCTCGAATTATTCTTCAAAAGTTTATTCAGCGAAGTTTGATTCGTATTTCATCGGAAATTATCGAGGATTCGTATGATGACTCAGCGGATGTTTTTGATTTGTTAGATAAAGCCGAATCTAAATTATACGAAGTAACGCAAGGAAATATTAAACGAAGCTCTGAAACAGCACAAAGTTTAGTATTACAAGCTAAAAAGCGTATTGAAGAAATCGCTGGACAGGAAGGATTGAGTGGTGTGGCAACTGGTTTTGAAAAACTGGATAAAATTACATCAGGATGGCAACCTAGTGATTTAATTATTATTGCGGCCAGACCTGCAATGGGAAAAACAGCTTTCGTATTATCGATGGCTAGAAACATGGCAATTGATTATGGAATGCCAGTGGCGTTGTTCTCTCTTGAGATGGCGTCAGTTCAGTTAATTACTCGTTTAATTTCCTCAGAGACTGGTTTGTCATCAGAAAAATTACGTACTGGTAAATTAGAAAAACACGAATGGGAACAGCTAAGTACTAAGGTTAAAAACTTAGAAAAAGCCCCTTTATTTATTGATGATACGCCATCGCTTTCTATTTTTGATTTAAGAGCAAAGGCAAGACGTTTGGTTTCACAACACGGAATCCGAATTATCATTGTGGATTACTTGCAATTGATGACCGCTGGAGGAAATGGTAAGGGTGGTGGAAACCGTGAACAAGAAATCTCAACAATTTCCCGAAACTTAAAAGCACTAGCAAAAGAATTAAACGTACCGGTAATAGCACTATCTCAGTTATCACGTGCTGTAGAGACTCGTGGATCCAGTAAAAGACCATTACTTTCTGACCTTCGTGAATCGGGAGCGATTGAGCAAGATGCGGATATCGTTTCGTTTTTATACCGCCCTGAATATTATAAAATTGATGAATGGGATGATGATGAAGCTTCACCAACGGCTGGTCAAGCAGAAATAATGATAGCAAAACACCGTAATGGTAGTATTGAAAACGTTCGTTTGAAGTTTATAGGACACTTAGGTAAGTTTGATAATCTAGAAGACCACAGCGGTAGTTATGATGATCTTCCTTCGTCAATGAATCAAGAAGATAATCCTTTTATAACTAAAAACCTTCCTTCGGCACATGAAGCTTTTGGTAGTAATTTGAATGATGACGATGATGATAGTGATATGCCATTTTAG
- a CDS encoding sensor histidine kinase: MKTSPVYEKEIVSIILYTSIFFIILALVLILFFYYSRKKIIQKEIEKKDLEIQHQRDQLRAVIITQEEERKRIAQDLHDDISSKLNIVSLNSHLLKNPNLTVDESEEITANIINLTAKALENTRRIAHDLLPPVLDKFGLHAGIEELCSEFNSSKHVQVNYVNEVLFDMSDNDKHLHVFRILQELMNNSLRHGKATIIDILFEEKNGKIICCYSDNGLGFEMKDKKNQSGLGMKNIQSRIDFLNGTIIIDSAINKGVKVVVNF, from the coding sequence ATGAAAACAAGTCCAGTTTATGAGAAGGAAATAGTTTCGATTATTTTATATACCTCTATTTTTTTTATCATTTTAGCTTTAGTGTTAATTTTGTTTTTCTATTATTCTAGAAAGAAGATTATTCAAAAGGAAATAGAGAAGAAGGATTTAGAAATTCAGCACCAACGAGATCAATTACGTGCTGTAATTATAACTCAAGAGGAAGAACGGAAACGGATAGCTCAAGATTTGCATGATGATATTAGCTCGAAGCTTAATATTGTTTCTTTAAATAGTCATTTGTTAAAAAACCCAAATTTAACAGTAGATGAATCAGAAGAGATTACGGCTAATATTATAAATCTTACAGCCAAAGCTCTAGAGAATACAAGAAGGATTGCTCATGATTTATTACCACCAGTTTTAGATAAGTTTGGTCTGCATGCTGGTATTGAAGAATTATGTTCTGAGTTCAATAGTAGTAAGCATGTTCAGGTTAATTATGTTAACGAGGTATTGTTTGACATGAGTGATAATGATAAGCATCTTCATGTTTTTAGAATATTACAAGAGTTGATGAATAATTCTTTGCGCCATGGAAAAGCTACAATTATAGATATCTTATTTGAAGAAAAGAATGGGAAAATAATTTGTTGCTATTCGGATAATGGTTTAGGATTTGAAATGAAAGACAAGAAAAATCAAAGCGGACTTGGGATGAAAAACATTCAAAGTAGAATTGATTTTTTAAATGGTACTATTATAATTGATTCAGCTATTAATAAGGGAGTCAAAGTAGTTGTAAATTTTTAA